In one window of Methanoregula sp. DNA:
- a CDS encoding V-type ATP synthase subunit D, which translates to MALRDIKPTRSELINLKRKIQLSERGYKILKMKRDGLILEFFKILANAKDTRGDLLRKYATAVEMMAVANTVEGAIGVKSAAFSVKEVPEITLKSKNIMGVVVPQIDSSKVKKSLVDRGYGVLGTSTVIDETASAFEELVESIIESAEIETTMKRLLDEIEKTKRRVNALEFKVIPELTEARDFIKMRLDEMEREELFRMKKIKSRNTA; encoded by the coding sequence ATGGCCCTGCGCGATATCAAGCCGACCCGTTCCGAACTGATCAACCTGAAACGGAAGATCCAGCTCTCGGAGCGTGGCTACAAGATCCTCAAAATGAAGCGCGATGGACTGATCCTTGAATTTTTCAAGATCCTGGCAAATGCAAAGGACACCCGGGGCGACCTCCTCAGGAAGTATGCAACAGCGGTCGAAATGATGGCGGTGGCCAACACGGTTGAAGGTGCAATCGGTGTGAAATCAGCCGCCTTCTCGGTCAAGGAAGTACCCGAGATCACCTTAAAAAGCAAGAACATCATGGGCGTGGTCGTTCCGCAGATCGACTCATCCAAGGTCAAAAAGAGCCTGGTTGATCGCGGTTACGGGGTGCTGGGCACCTCTACCGTCATTGACGAGACTGCATCTGCATTTGAGGAACTCGTAGAATCGATCATCGAGAGCGCGGAGATCGAGACCACGATGAAGCGCCTGCTCGATGAGATCGAAAAGACCAAGCGCCGTGTCAATGCACTGGAGTTCAAAGTCATTCCCGAACTCACCGAAGCACGGGACTTCATCAAGATGCGTCTTGATGAGATGGAGCGGGAAGAGCTCTTCCGGATGAAAAAGATCAAATCCCGGAACACCGCATAA
- a CDS encoding ATPase produces the protein MAAELVAAVDVGMTVEQIKASQIGMKALGAGIAVGLTGIGAGVAEMAIGSAAVGATAENKDMFGLALLFTVIPETIVIFGLVVALLLLFV, from the coding sequence ATGGCAGCAGAATTAGTAGCAGCAGTAGATGTTGGAATGACCGTTGAACAGATCAAGGCATCGCAGATTGGAATGAAGGCACTTGGTGCAGGTATCGCAGTCGGTCTGACTGGTATCGGTGCCGGTGTTGCAGAGATGGCAATTGGTTCCGCCGCAGTCGGTGCAACCGCCGAAAATAAGGATATGTTTGGTCTTGCACTGCTCTTCACCGTTATTCCCGAAACCATCGTTATCTTCGGTCTGGTCGTCGCTCTCCTGCTCTTGTTCGTATAA
- the rlmH gene encoding 23S rRNA (pseudouridine(1915)-N(3))-methyltransferase RlmH: protein MQIRIIAVGKIKEKYLQEGIAEYEKRLRPYVKLQVIELAEEKRPLSASSSTESAAKIKEGERIVTALPEDSFVIALDVRGQNWSSEELAASFRERELSGQNHLAFIIGGDLGLSPAILARSNFRLSLSKMTFTHPMARLLLVEQVYRAFRILRGEPYHK, encoded by the coding sequence ATGCAGATCCGTATCATTGCGGTTGGAAAAATCAAGGAGAAATACCTGCAGGAAGGCATTGCCGAGTACGAAAAGCGCCTTCGTCCGTACGTGAAACTGCAGGTTATCGAACTGGCAGAAGAGAAACGTCCCCTTTCTGCATCATCATCTACTGAATCTGCAGCAAAGATAAAGGAAGGAGAGCGGATCGTTACAGCTCTCCCTGAAGATTCCTTTGTCATCGCCCTTGATGTGAGGGGGCAGAACTGGTCGAGTGAGGAACTGGCTGCCTCGTTCCGCGAACGGGAACTATCCGGGCAGAATCACCTGGCCTTTATCATTGGCGGGGATCTTGGGCTCTCCCCAGCTATCCTTGCCAGGAGCAATTTTCGTCTATCTCTCTCTAAGATGACCTTCACCCATCCCATGGCCCGGCTTCTTCTCGTTGAACAGGTATACCGGGCATTCCGCATTCTCCGGGGCGAGCCGTACCACAAGTAA
- a CDS encoding HEAT repeat domain-containing protein, which translates to MYLSLEKHDGEWFNSRSYKGAVYDLMYAAMSGTDAAGRIRAVIALGKSDDPRAVRPLMDLLTDMDPEIRLSATTVLGQLKSGRPVDELIGRLRDRSERTATREQAAVSLTAIRSTGALRGLREFIADENEDPALRSYAGNLLTNIVTL; encoded by the coding sequence ATGTATTTAAGTCTTGAGAAACATGACGGCGAGTGGTTCAATTCCCGCTCTTACAAAGGGGCTGTATATGATCTGATGTACGCTGCCATGTCCGGAACGGATGCGGCAGGGCGGATTCGCGCAGTTATTGCCTTGGGGAAGAGCGATGATCCGCGTGCGGTCCGTCCTTTAATGGATCTGTTAACCGACATGGACCCGGAGATCCGGCTGTCTGCGACAACCGTTCTGGGCCAGCTGAAGAGTGGTCGCCCTGTGGATGAGCTGATCGGGCGCCTGCGGGACCGGAGTGAACGGACTGCTACCCGTGAACAGGCAGCAGTATCGCTTACTGCAATCCGAAGTACAGGAGCACTCCGGGGGCTCCGGGAGTTTATCGCGGATGAGAACGAGGACCCGGCCCTCCGATCATATGCAGGCAACCTGTTAACGAATATTGTAACTTTATAA
- a CDS encoding phosphoglycerate kinase — MPIGTIRELGCEGKTVLLRLDLNSPIDPTSNLILDDKRFREHLPTIRALSDSRVVIVTHQSRPGKKDFTPLEAHAEKLEHLLGKPVTYVDSIFGRHAREAVHAMKTGEVLMLENVRFNAEENLTLKPEEAKKTHLVKKLSAMADVFVNDAFGTAHRSQPTVVGLPMVMRSAGGLLMEKEVSTLSKVFSGAPRPVCMVLGGTKVDDSIDVARHVLENGIADTVIVIGVVANVFLIAAGYNIGKPSTQLIAQLKYQPEIEKAKEILSRFRDRVVMPESVAVRQDNHRVEYAIDRIPDDAPVLDLGMDSLASFVQVLKKSGTVVFNGPAGVFEDADFATGTYELLRAASQVEFSVVGGGHTAVVIEKLGIEKDFTHISTGGGACIEFLTGKKLPAVDALEQSKKIFG; from the coding sequence ATGCCGATTGGAACCATCAGGGAACTGGGATGCGAAGGTAAGACCGTGCTCCTCCGGCTCGATCTCAACTCCCCTATCGATCCCACCTCCAATCTTATTCTTGATGACAAACGTTTCCGGGAACACCTTCCTACGATCCGTGCCCTTTCCGACAGCCGTGTCGTGATCGTCACCCACCAGAGCCGACCCGGTAAAAAAGATTTCACTCCCTTAGAAGCCCATGCGGAGAAGCTGGAGCATCTGCTGGGAAAACCGGTTACCTATGTCGACAGCATCTTCGGGCGCCATGCCCGGGAAGCCGTGCACGCAATGAAGACCGGTGAGGTGCTGATGCTGGAAAATGTCAGGTTCAATGCAGAGGAGAACCTGACTTTAAAACCCGAAGAAGCCAAAAAGACGCACCTGGTGAAGAAGCTCTCTGCAATGGCAGATGTCTTTGTCAATGATGCATTTGGTACTGCCCACCGTTCGCAACCTACGGTTGTTGGCCTCCCCATGGTCATGCGTTCAGCGGGGGGACTTCTCATGGAAAAGGAAGTCTCCACCCTTTCAAAAGTATTCTCCGGTGCACCGCGCCCGGTCTGCATGGTACTTGGCGGCACCAAGGTAGATGATTCTATCGACGTAGCCCGGCATGTGCTGGAGAATGGTATCGCTGATACGGTCATCGTCATTGGCGTTGTTGCAAATGTCTTTTTGATAGCAGCCGGGTACAATATCGGCAAACCCTCCACCCAGCTGATTGCCCAACTTAAGTACCAGCCGGAGATCGAAAAGGCAAAAGAGATCCTTTCCCGGTTCAGGGATCGGGTTGTGATGCCTGAATCTGTTGCGGTGAGGCAGGACAATCACCGGGTTGAGTATGCAATCGACCGGATACCTGATGATGCGCCTGTTCTGGACCTTGGCATGGATTCTCTTGCATCGTTTGTCCAGGTATTAAAGAAATCAGGAACGGTGGTATTCAACGGACCTGCCGGTGTCTTTGAAGATGCAGACTTTGCGACTGGCACCTATGAACTTCTCAGGGCCGCTTCTCAGGTCGAGTTCTCTGTTGTCGGCGGCGGGCACACTGCGGTGGTTATTGAAAAACTCGGTATCGAAAAGGATTTCACCCATATCTCAACTGGCGGCGGAGCGTGCATCGAATTCCTGACCGGAAAAAAGCTCCCTGCAGTTGATGCATTGGAGCAGTCAAAAAAGATTTTCGGGTAG
- a CDS encoding V-type ATP synthase subunit C: MAGLRLVAAPYIYVCTRMRVRKTTLLPREEYMRMLNMNLPEITRFIGETDYKQEIDELGTTFKGIDLIEVALSWNLAKEYQKIQEITPGTLKQFTQAYLRRWDIQNVLTILRGKMQGAKTGKIKEILIPAGSLDRVILDRLLAEDSLDKIVEMLKGYRMYPQVFTREYPLSKESGSFSRLENELYKQFYAEIIAEAESGIKGGNLFLDFIRLEIDIKNVKTLFRLRADTFEEDARSMYIQGGSLSVVDFATLNSLKDQNEFIDLLKGKIRQKALIALLDEMRTEKTIRDVEVRLTRVQLEQMERMSKRHPISIHPILVYLEKKKYEVFNLRALARGKESKLPSEKIAEYLVM; the protein is encoded by the coding sequence ATGGCTGGCCTGAGGCTTGTTGCAGCACCGTACATCTATGTTTGTACCAGGATGCGGGTGAGAAAAACAACCCTGCTCCCGAGGGAGGAGTATATGCGGATGCTCAACATGAACCTCCCCGAGATCACCCGTTTCATAGGTGAGACCGATTACAAGCAGGAGATTGATGAGCTGGGTACGACTTTTAAGGGAATCGACCTTATTGAAGTTGCACTCTCCTGGAACCTTGCAAAGGAGTACCAGAAGATTCAGGAGATCACGCCAGGAACCTTAAAACAGTTTACCCAGGCATATCTCCGTCGCTGGGATATCCAGAATGTACTCACCATCCTCCGGGGTAAAATGCAGGGTGCGAAAACCGGTAAGATTAAAGAGATCCTTATTCCCGCAGGAAGTCTTGACAGGGTTATTCTGGATCGCCTTTTGGCAGAGGACAGTTTAGACAAGATTGTAGAAATGCTCAAGGGATACCGGATGTATCCGCAGGTATTCACACGTGAATATCCCCTGTCAAAGGAAAGTGGGTCCTTTTCACGATTGGAAAATGAGCTCTACAAACAGTTCTACGCAGAGATCATTGCCGAAGCGGAGAGTGGAATCAAAGGGGGAAACCTGTTCCTTGATTTCATCCGGCTCGAAATTGATATCAAGAATGTCAAGACCCTTTTCCGGTTGCGTGCGGATACCTTTGAGGAAGATGCCCGGTCCATGTATATTCAGGGAGGATCGTTATCAGTTGTTGATTTTGCCACCCTGAATTCCTTAAAGGACCAGAATGAATTTATCGATTTACTCAAAGGGAAAATTCGCCAGAAGGCATTAATTGCACTTCTTGATGAGATGAGGACTGAAAAAACGATCCGTGATGTTGAAGTGCGGCTCACCCGTGTGCAGCTGGAACAGATGGAGCGGATGTCCAAGCGCCATCCCATCTCCATTCATCCGATTCTCGTCTATCTCGAGAAGAAGAAGTACGAGGTGTTCAATCTCCGGGCGCTCGCCAGAGGAAAAGAGTCAAAGCTGCCTTCTGAGAAGATCGCGGAATACCTGGTGATGTAA
- the lysS gene encoding lysine--tRNA ligase — translation MTNILENVPFEITRLDKISSLQEKGITIFPPTFDRKDTISDIKIRYADITHDKSAESVTTAGRIYIVRNHGKTIFADLGDEAGKIQLYIRKNDLGEEQFELFNQYIERGDIIGVTGHVFRTKLGEITIWVDSFTILCKAVCSLPEKFHGLTDVEKRYRQRYVDLITNEESRQTFRDRSRIVALIRRFLDDNGFLEFETPILQPVYGGANARPFTTYHHFLDQKLFLRIAPELYLKRLVVGGFEKVFEIARNFRNEGVDTNHNPEFTMVEIYWVYHDFNDMMGFTEDIVSSIVNTVHGKFEIPYGEISLNFAKPWKKLSMTDAVKEYGGIDVFAHSVAELRSLALQHKLPESEKPQSQREFLVYFFEGLVEEKLMQPTFVYDFPVENSPLAKRHRTKEGFTERFELFIHGMEVANGFSELNDPVDQKARFEAQDEKRRMGDVEAQMIDYDFINALGYGMPPTGGVGIGIDRLVMLLTNNNSIKEVILFPSMKTIQPGEEAEKEEEPKAGN, via the coding sequence ATGACCAATATCCTCGAAAACGTTCCGTTTGAAATAACAAGGCTCGATAAAATATCCTCGCTTCAGGAGAAAGGAATCACGATCTTTCCCCCCACGTTCGACCGTAAGGATACCATTTCTGATATCAAAATCCGGTACGCCGACATAACTCATGACAAGAGTGCAGAGAGTGTCACGACCGCAGGGAGGATCTATATTGTCAGGAACCATGGCAAGACCATCTTTGCCGACCTTGGTGACGAAGCAGGCAAGATCCAGCTCTACATACGGAAAAACGATCTCGGGGAAGAGCAGTTCGAACTCTTCAACCAGTACATCGAGCGCGGGGATATCATCGGGGTTACCGGCCATGTCTTCAGGACCAAACTCGGCGAGATCACCATCTGGGTGGACTCTTTTACCATTTTGTGCAAAGCGGTCTGCTCGCTTCCCGAGAAGTTCCATGGGCTCACGGACGTGGAGAAGCGTTACCGCCAGCGGTACGTAGATCTCATTACGAACGAAGAGAGCAGGCAGACATTCCGGGACCGGAGCAGGATTGTCGCCCTGATCCGCAGGTTCCTCGATGACAACGGATTTTTAGAATTTGAAACCCCCATTCTCCAGCCGGTATACGGGGGGGCAAATGCCCGCCCGTTCACCACCTACCACCACTTCCTCGACCAGAAACTCTTCCTGCGGATTGCGCCCGAGCTCTACCTCAAGCGTCTCGTGGTGGGTGGATTCGAGAAGGTCTTTGAGATCGCCCGTAACTTCCGGAACGAGGGTGTTGATACCAACCACAACCCGGAGTTCACCATGGTGGAGATCTACTGGGTGTACCATGACTTCAACGACATGATGGGCTTTACCGAAGATATCGTCTCTTCGATCGTCAACACGGTACACGGGAAGTTCGAGATCCCCTATGGCGAGATCTCCCTGAATTTTGCCAAGCCGTGGAAGAAACTCTCCATGACGGATGCCGTGAAGGAGTACGGGGGCATCGATGTCTTTGCTCACAGCGTAGCAGAACTCCGCTCTCTGGCACTCCAGCACAAACTGCCGGAATCAGAAAAGCCACAGTCCCAGCGGGAATTCCTTGTCTACTTCTTTGAAGGGCTTGTTGAAGAGAAACTCATGCAGCCCACGTTTGTGTACGATTTCCCGGTAGAGAACTCCCCATTGGCAAAACGGCACCGGACCAAAGAAGGATTCACCGAGCGGTTCGAGCTCTTCATCCATGGGATGGAAGTGGCAAACGGGTTCTCGGAACTCAACGATCCTGTCGACCAGAAGGCACGGTTCGAGGCACAGGATGAGAAGCGGAGAATGGGCGATGTTGAGGCCCAGATGATCGACTACGATTTCATCAATGCTCTCGGGTACGGTATGCCGCCGACGGGTGGCGTTGGGATCGGTATCGACCGGCTTGTCATGCTGCTGACAAATAATAATTCCATCAAGGAAGTCATCCTGTTCCCTTCGATGAAGACGATTCAGCCGGGCGAGGAAGCAGAAAAAGAGGAAGAACCTAAAGCAGGGAACTAG
- a CDS encoding ATP synthase subunit B, with the protein MKEYRTISKIAGPLVFVEKTEPIAYGELVNIILADGTTKRGQVLDTSDELVVVQIFETTAGIGRDSGVRFTGETIKMPVGREMLGRILSGGGKPIDGGPDIVPEKRLDINGAAINPYARGMPADFIQTGISTIDGTNTLVRGQKLPIFSGAGLPHNNVALQIARQAKVPGSTENFAVVFAAMGITKEEANYFMQDFERTGALERAVVFLNLADDPAVERIITPRLALTTAEYLAFELGMHVLVILTDMTNYCEALRQIGAAREEVPGRRGYPGYMYTDLANLYERAGMIKGQKGSVTQIPILTMPGDDITHPIADLTGYITEGQIVVNRDLHRKGIYPPINVLPSLSRLMNLGIGKGKTREDHKKVSDQMYAGYAEGNDLRGLVAIVGKDALSERDRLLLEFADLFESRFVRQGYDEDRTIEDTLNLGWELLSSLPVEQLTRIDRELINKYHPKFRTGAKKE; encoded by the coding sequence ATGAAGGAATACAGAACGATAAGCAAGATTGCCGGGCCGCTTGTCTTTGTTGAAAAGACCGAGCCGATTGCCTACGGCGAACTCGTTAATATAATTCTTGCCGATGGCACAACCAAGCGCGGCCAGGTGCTCGACACGAGCGACGAACTCGTCGTTGTCCAGATCTTCGAGACCACTGCCGGTATCGGCAGGGACAGCGGTGTCCGGTTCACGGGCGAGACCATCAAGATGCCCGTGGGCAGGGAGATGCTCGGACGCATCCTGTCCGGTGGCGGTAAGCCTATCGATGGCGGCCCTGACATTGTCCCGGAAAAGCGCCTCGACATCAACGGTGCTGCAATCAACCCGTACGCCCGGGGCATGCCGGCCGATTTCATCCAGACCGGTATCTCCACGATCGACGGGACCAACACCCTTGTCCGTGGCCAGAAACTCCCGATTTTCTCGGGTGCAGGTCTCCCGCACAACAATGTTGCGCTGCAGATCGCACGGCAGGCAAAGGTGCCCGGCTCAACCGAGAACTTTGCAGTAGTATTCGCTGCGATGGGTATCACGAAGGAAGAAGCGAACTACTTCATGCAGGACTTCGAGCGCACCGGTGCGCTGGAACGTGCGGTCGTGTTCCTGAATCTTGCAGATGACCCGGCTGTCGAGCGTATCATCACCCCGCGGCTGGCCCTGACCACTGCTGAATACCTTGCTTTCGAGCTCGGTATGCACGTGCTCGTCATCCTCACGGATATGACCAACTATTGTGAAGCGCTCCGTCAGATTGGTGCAGCCCGTGAAGAAGTGCCCGGTCGCCGTGGCTATCCGGGATACATGTACACGGATCTCGCCAACCTCTACGAGCGTGCCGGTATGATCAAGGGTCAGAAGGGCTCAGTTACCCAGATCCCGATCTTAACCATGCCCGGTGATGATATCACCCACCCGATTGCTGATCTTACCGGTTATATCACCGAAGGCCAGATCGTGGTCAACCGTGATCTCCACCGCAAGGGTATCTACCCACCCATCAACGTGCTGCCATCGCTCTCCCGTCTGATGAACCTCGGTATCGGGAAAGGAAAAACCCGTGAAGATCACAAGAAGGTCTCCGACCAGATGTACGCCGGGTACGCAGAAGGCAACGATCTCCGTGGCCTCGTCGCCATCGTCGGTAAGGATGCCCTTTCCGAACGTGACCGGCTGCTCTTAGAGTTCGCCGATCTCTTCGAAAGCCGTTTTGTCCGCCAGGGATACGATGAGGACCGTACCATCGAGGATACCTTAAACCTCGGCTGGGAACTGCTCTCATCGTTACCCGTTGAGCAGCTGACCCGTATCGACCGTGAACTGATCAACAAGTACCACCCGAAGTTCCGCACTGGTGCAAAGAAGGAGTAA
- a CDS encoding ATP synthase subunit A gives MEVTTKQSKEQKQGVLKRIAGPVVTAVNLDAHMYDVVKVGKEELMGEVIKIQGDSVIIQVYEDTSGIRPGEPVSNTGLSLAVELGPGLLTSIYDGIQRPLSVLVDKMGNFIERGVTAPGLSHDKKWIFKPLVKAGDKVEPGAILGEVQETNIVHKVMLPPNAKPGTVKTIKSGDYTIDEIICVLEDGREYPMIQRWPVRVPRPVKEKMNPTIPLITGQRILDGLFPIAKGGTAAIPGPFGSGKTVTQQQLAKWSDAEIVVYIGCGERGNEMTEVLTEFPHLEDPKSGKPLMERTVLIANTSNMPVAAREASVYTGITIAEYFRDMGYDVSLMADSTSRWAEAMREISSRLEEMPGEEGYPAYLAARLSEFYERAGLVKTLNGARGSVSVIGAVSPPGGDFSEPVTQNTLRIVKVFWALDAKLSQRRHFPAINWLNSYSLYLEALHDYYDKEVSPEWNTIRSWAMEILQKEAELQEIVQLVGSDALPESEQVTIEVARMIREIFLQQNAYDSVDTFCDMKKQYDMMKAIKTYAELSYAAQLVGVSPAQINAVKAKNELAQIKFIKEYKPELAKIMKQMDDEFNTLRSAA, from the coding sequence GTGGAAGTAACAACCAAACAATCTAAAGAACAGAAACAAGGGGTTCTGAAAAGAATCGCCGGCCCTGTCGTGACGGCAGTCAACCTTGACGCCCACATGTACGATGTGGTGAAGGTCGGCAAAGAAGAGCTGATGGGAGAGGTCATCAAGATCCAGGGTGACAGTGTCATCATCCAGGTTTACGAAGATACCTCCGGCATCAGGCCCGGCGAACCGGTCTCGAATACCGGTCTTTCGCTTGCAGTTGAACTCGGTCCGGGTCTGCTGACCAGTATCTATGATGGTATCCAGCGCCCCCTCTCCGTACTTGTGGACAAGATGGGCAACTTCATCGAGCGTGGTGTCACTGCGCCCGGTCTTTCCCACGACAAGAAATGGATTTTCAAGCCGCTCGTCAAGGCCGGCGACAAGGTCGAGCCGGGTGCAATTCTCGGAGAAGTCCAGGAGACCAACATCGTCCACAAGGTCATGCTCCCCCCGAATGCAAAGCCGGGGACAGTCAAGACGATCAAGAGCGGAGACTACACGATCGACGAGATCATCTGTGTTCTCGAAGACGGTCGCGAGTACCCGATGATCCAGCGCTGGCCGGTCCGTGTCCCCCGCCCCGTGAAAGAGAAGATGAACCCGACGATCCCGCTGATCACCGGTCAGCGTATCCTCGATGGTCTCTTCCCGATCGCAAAAGGCGGTACCGCCGCAATTCCCGGTCCGTTCGGGAGCGGCAAAACCGTTACCCAGCAGCAGCTGGCAAAGTGGTCGGATGCAGAGATCGTGGTCTATATCGGCTGCGGAGAACGCGGCAACGAGATGACGGAAGTTCTTACGGAATTCCCGCACCTCGAAGACCCGAAGAGCGGTAAGCCCCTTATGGAAAGGACCGTGCTCATCGCAAACACGTCCAACATGCCCGTGGCAGCCCGTGAAGCGTCGGTTTATACCGGTATCACCATCGCGGAATATTTCCGTGATATGGGCTATGACGTCTCCCTGATGGCAGACTCGACCTCTCGTTGGGCAGAAGCAATGCGTGAGATCTCCTCGCGTCTCGAAGAGATGCCCGGTGAAGAAGGATACCCGGCATACCTTGCGGCCCGGCTCTCGGAATTCTACGAGCGTGCAGGACTTGTCAAGACCCTCAACGGGGCCCGTGGTTCCGTCTCGGTTATCGGTGCAGTATCCCCGCCAGGGGGAGACTTCTCGGAACCGGTCACCCAGAACACCCTGCGTATCGTCAAGGTTTTCTGGGCGCTGGACGCAAAGCTCTCCCAGCGCAGGCACTTCCCGGCTATCAACTGGCTGAACTCGTACTCCCTGTATCTCGAAGCCCTCCATGACTACTATGACAAGGAAGTCTCCCCTGAGTGGAATACTATCCGTTCATGGGCCATGGAAATCCTCCAGAAAGAAGCAGAACTCCAGGAGATCGTGCAGCTCGTCGGTTCCGACGCCCTGCCCGAATCTGAGCAGGTGACTATTGAGGTTGCCCGTATGATTCGTGAGATCTTCCTCCAGCAGAACGCATACGACTCGGTCGACACCTTCTGTGATATGAAGAAACAGTATGACATGATGAAGGCTATCAAGACATACGCAGAACTCTCGTACGCAGCCCAGCTTGTCGGTGTCAGCCCTGCCCAGATCAATGCGGTCAAAGCCAAGAATGAGCTGGCCCAGATCAAGTTCATCAAGGAGTACAAACCCGAACTGGCGAAGATTATGAAACAGATGGACGATGAGTTCAACACACTGAGGTCGGCAGCATGA
- a CDS encoding V-type ATP synthase subunit F has translation MEIAVIGNSEFILGFRLAGIRKTYAAENDEQLNEYITRVLQDGEVAILVLNSSDMEKVPRRLRATLENSVKPTVIAIGAEEEGGLTMRERIKRSVGVDLWK, from the coding sequence ATGGAGATCGCAGTTATCGGCAACAGTGAGTTCATTCTCGGCTTCAGGCTTGCGGGTATCCGCAAGACCTATGCTGCCGAGAACGATGAACAACTCAATGAATACATCACCAGGGTGCTGCAGGATGGCGAGGTTGCTATTCTCGTACTCAACAGCAGCGACATGGAAAAAGTACCCCGCAGGCTTCGCGCGACTCTGGAAAATTCCGTAAAACCGACCGTGATTGCGATCGGTGCCGAGGAAGAAGGGGGTCTGACCATGAGAGAGAGAATCAAGAGATCGGTGGGTGTTGATCTGTGGAAGTAA
- a CDS encoding V-type ATP synthase subunit E family protein has protein sequence MGLEAVVEEIREKGRSEAVRIQAESKKDVDKILADANKRVEEIKLAAEAESEKKAVHIISQDVSAANLLGKREILNSQKALLDEVYEATRKEIAGLPESFHREAIKKLLTEAKKEISKGKVYCNTRDMAVTKAIIAGNPDFAGFKLGDPVNIDGGVIIEGEGAALQIDYSYRTFLAKVWESGLKDASDILFG, from the coding sequence ATGGGACTGGAAGCCGTTGTAGAAGAGATCAGGGAAAAAGGCAGGAGCGAAGCAGTAAGGATCCAGGCGGAGTCAAAAAAGGATGTTGACAAGATCCTGGCAGATGCAAACAAGAGGGTCGAAGAGATCAAACTTGCCGCAGAGGCCGAGTCTGAAAAAAAGGCCGTCCATATCATTAGCCAGGATGTCTCTGCAGCAAACCTTCTTGGCAAACGCGAGATCCTGAATTCGCAAAAGGCGCTTTTAGACGAGGTCTACGAAGCAACCAGAAAGGAGATTGCCGGACTCCCTGAGAGCTTCCATCGAGAAGCCATCAAAAAACTCCTCACCGAGGCCAAAAAAGAGATCTCAAAGGGAAAGGTCTACTGTAATACCCGGGATATGGCAGTAACAAAAGCGATTATTGCCGGGAATCCCGATTTTGCAGGATTTAAGCTGGGTGACCCGGTCAACATCGATGGCGGAGTCATTATCGAAGGTGAAGGAGCAGCGTTGCAGATTGATTACAGTTATCGCACATTCCTTGCAAAGGTGTGGGAATCCGGGTTGAAAGATGCATCTGATATCCTGTTTGGATAA
- a CDS encoding DUF350 domain-containing protein has translation MLLANAVLGLFQLVVSVVFAAVALYIGFSIMSRITPGIDEEKELAKGNIAVAILVAAVFVAIAIIVESGVTGLSVGINKAMDVGIFTSDGLVVVGFTIIQFILGIVLAVAAIYLALYILDRLTQGIEIFRELKKGNIAVALMMAGVIIAVAVIIQSGVLGITATLI, from the coding sequence ATGCTTCTTGCGAATGCCGTATTAGGTCTGTTCCAGTTAGTAGTCTCTGTTGTTTTCGCGGCTGTGGCACTCTATATCGGTTTTTCTATCATGAGCAGGATTACTCCTGGGATTGATGAAGAGAAAGAACTGGCGAAAGGGAACATCGCTGTTGCCATCCTCGTTGCTGCGGTTTTTGTTGCTATCGCCATTATTGTTGAATCCGGCGTCACAGGTCTGTCAGTCGGAATTAACAAGGCAATGGATGTCGGGATCTTCACGAGTGACGGTCTGGTTGTCGTGGGATTTACCATCATCCAGTTCATTCTTGGCATTGTCCTTGCCGTAGCAGCAATCTATCTTGCTCTCTATATCCTTGACCGGCTTACACAAGGTATTGAGATATTCAGGGAGCTTAAGAAAGGCAATATTGCTGTTGCGCTGATGATGGCCGGGGTGATCATTGCCGTTGCCGTGATTATTCAGTCGGGAGTACTGGGCATTACTGCAACCCTGATATAA